The Malus sylvestris chromosome 14, drMalSylv7.2, whole genome shotgun sequence genome segment tttgttggagGGGATTTCTATGTTTTTATTGGAGCAGTTTTTGGTGAATATTTACTTTCTTTTGAAGTTGAAGTAACAATCATTTGTTTAGTAAAATTGTAACCAACGAAATCTTGACGTACCGGTGTGGTGTGGTTAGTAGTAGGCCAATGACTCGTCTTTCTGAACGTATCTATCTTGTTAATTTGTTTTCACAGGATTTGGAAAAGCAATAGCTTGTGGATTTGTATATCATCATTATTTTCCTGGATTTGTTTGGATCTCAAAGTCACATTGAGCTGTTTGTTCAATCTTGAATCCATTGAGCTAAGGTAACATTCTTTGATTCCTGCATAAACTTGTGTTCCGATGCGAAATCGATAAAACAGAATGTTCAGTTGGAATTTGATAAACGAAGACTTGAATTTCTTATATTTTgatcatatgtttatatatgtttttttatatatcATTGTATATGGTTTTGGGAAGCTGAATGCAGTAACTGGAACTGCTATGGCAAAACGCTCTCTCTGTTCTCTGCCTTTGGTTCTTGCTATCATTGTATTTTCAGTTCATGATTCCGAACAGCACCAATCCTCCGAAGCTCAGACCCTTTTGAGAATTACGCGACTCCTAAACCTTCCAACCGTCTTGAAAAGCTTGAATAACTACACAGATTTTTGCAACTTTGAAGTGAATTCTTCTTTTGCTGTCTCATGCTACGAAGGGAACATAACCCAGCTGCATATAATCGGCAAAAAACCTGCTCCTTTGTTGCCCCGAAACTTTTCAATTGATTCCTTTGTAACAACTCTGGTTAAGCTTCCGAGCTTGAAAGTCCTCACATTGGTCTCTCTTGGTTTATGGGGAAACTTGCCTGGTAAAATCGCGCGTTTATCATCACTTGAAATACTTAATGTGACTTCAAATTTCTTGTATGGCACCATCCCTCCAGAGCTTTCCTCTCTAACAAGCCTCCAGACGCTTATACTCGATGACAACATGTTTTCTGGACTGCTTCCAGAAGGGCTGGGTTCACTTCCGGTTTTATCTGttttgagtttgaagaagaacTTGTTCAATTCATCCTTGCCGAGTTCATTGAGTGAGTTGGAAAGTCTTAGACTTCTCGGGCTTTCTCATAACCACTTCTATGGGGAACTGCCTGATTTTAGTCGTTTGACGAACCTTCAAGTTCTTGAAGTGGGAGATAATGCTTTTGGACCTCAGTTTCCGAAACTTGGGAAAAAGTTGGTCACCCTTGTACTGAGAAAGAACAAATTTCGGTCTTCCATCCCTGCTGAATTGAGTTCCTATTATCAGCTACAATGTCTAGACGTTTCTTCCAACATGTTCGTGGGGCCATTTCCTCCATCGCTGCTATCTCTACCTTCGATTACTTACCTTAATTTTTCAGGAAATAAATTCACAGGAATGCTTTTCGAAAATTCATCTTGCAATGCTGAACTTAAAGTTGTGGATTTATCCTCGAATCTTTTGTCTGGAAGCTTGCCAAAATGTCTTGAGTCGGATTCTAAGAACAAGGTTTTCCTGTATGCAAGCAATTGTTTAGCTACTAGTAATCAAAATCAACATCCGCTTCCATTTTGCCACAATGAGGCGTTAGCTGTTGGAATAGTACCTGACCGAAGCAAGCGAAAGCAAGCCTCCAAAGCAGCCCTTGCCTTGGGTATAATTGGAGCGCTTTTTGGAGGTGTTCTACTTGTCGGTCTAATCTTCTTCGTATATAGAAGAATGAATACCAACAAGACAATGAAGAAATCACCAACAAGATCAATAACAGAGAATGCATCAAGTGGATATACCTCAAAGTTACTATCTGATGCAAGTAAGTTCTCATCTCTCAGTCGCTCACACACGCGCACACTCGCatacacacaaaaataaatgaTGAGAAAGGAAAAACATAAGTACTGGATGTTGATTGGTTAAATTTTCCAGTTTATTCAAAATGTCTGATAGTCTGATATTCTGCTTATGCCTAAAGGATATATATCTCAAACAATGAAGACGGGAGCGCTTGGCCTTCCAGGTTATCGAACCTTTTCACTCGAGGAACTTGAGGACGCTACACAAAACTTTGATACATCTACTTTCATGGGTGAAGGCTCACATGGACAGGTACATAACATAAACCTTTTAATTTCAAGTGGTATTGAGCTTTTGAATGCAGTTTTGTGTGATTAACTATGAATCACATCGTAGAATTAGAATTTCTTCCGATCTTAAATTAATAGTCGTTAGCTGGTGTTTTCGTTCCTTTTGTGGTTTCAGATGTACAGAGGCCAGTTGAAGGATGGTTCTTTTGTTGCCATCAGATGTTTGAAAATGAAGGGAAGTCACAGCACTGAGATTTTCATGCACCATATAGAGCTAATTATGAAACTACGGCATCGCCATTTGGTCAGCGCACTTGGACACTGCTTTGAGTGTTACTTGGATGATTCGAGCGTCAGCAGAATATTTCTTGTCTTCGAATATGTACCAAATGGCACACTTCGGAGCTGGATATCTGGTAACTCATCATGAAATCTTTTATTTAGTTTCTCCACCATGaccttttcttttgatttcacGCATTTATCTGGAATTTTCCGTTCTGTTTTTTTCTCttcggaagggggacatcccagACGATCACTTGCGTGGACACAACGCATAGCAGCTGCAATAGGCGTAGCAAAGGGCATTCAGTTTTTGCACACGGGTATCATGCCTGGTGTATTTTCAAATAATCTTAAAATAACAGACATTTTACTGGATCAGAATTTTGTTGCGAAAATTAGCAGTTACAACCTTCCTCTGTTAGAAGAAAATATGGAACAGGTAAAACATTATGTTGTAATTAATTCATTGGGGGATTGTCCATTCGATTTCTCGAGGCAAATCATTATGCACTGGTTTTCAGATATGCTCCTCCTCGCCGGGTGGTCATGGAGGCTCTTCGAGCGGATCTGTAACTTCCAGTACCGGTGCAAGGTCTGCAATGAAAATATTCAATCATTTTAAGCTACATGTatactaaaacacttaaatgcACCATTCATAGgaactttttaattttaattacttTTGATCATAATCTTAGCACGCCTTTGTTCTTGTCGACACCTTGTCACCTCTCGCTACCTTCACAGTATTGCATTGTAAACATTGTGCTATGTTGGTTGACAGGAAGAAAGAAGACAATAGGACTGATGTTCATGACTTTGGAGTAATATTGCTGGAAATGATCAAGGGGAGACCGGTGAAGTCTGAGGTTCAAATTGAGGTTTTTGAAGATCAGGTAAAAGAAACTTGCTTTTcttatattttcttcaaaagatccattttaatttttcaggAAACAAGATCTTTCAATATCTCCCATGCCGCCTGCAATACTCTCACAGCCCTTATGGTTTTTCGACCTTTCATGGAAGACTTAGTGTTGGCTAATTTGACAACTGAGCTTTCAAATTCTTAAACCAATCCCTTCAACCATAAAGCTTcctttccttcttattatgTAAATGCTTAGGTTTCCTCTAAATTCTGGCCATTACTCAGATCGAACTCTAAAAAACTTGCACTGATATCCTTATTACTTCCGAAAATAGTTCATCTTTTTTCCTTTGCCAGGAACGG includes the following:
- the LOC126600085 gene encoding probable inactive leucine-rich repeat receptor-like protein kinase At3g03770 isoform X1, with translation MFSWNLINEDLNFLYFDHMFIYVFLYIIVYGFGKLNAVTGTAMAKRSLCSLPLVLAIIVFSVHDSEQHQSSEAQTLLRITRLLNLPTVLKSLNNYTDFCNFEVNSSFAVSCYEGNITQLHIIGKKPAPLLPRNFSIDSFVTTLVKLPSLKVLTLVSLGLWGNLPGKIARLSSLEILNVTSNFLYGTIPPELSSLTSLQTLILDDNMFSGLLPEGLGSLPVLSVLSLKKNLFNSSLPSSLSELESLRLLGLSHNHFYGELPDFSRLTNLQVLEVGDNAFGPQFPKLGKKLVTLVLRKNKFRSSIPAELSSYYQLQCLDVSSNMFVGPFPPSLLSLPSITYLNFSGNKFTGMLFENSSCNAELKVVDLSSNLLSGSLPKCLESDSKNKVFLYASNCLATSNQNQHPLPFCHNEALAVGIVPDRSKRKQASKAALALGIIGALFGGVLLVGLIFFVYRRMNTNKTMKKSPTRSITENASSGYTSKLLSDARYISQTMKTGALGLPGYRTFSLEELEDATQNFDTSTFMGEGSHGQMYRGQLKDGSFVAIRCLKMKGSHSTEIFMHHIELIMKLRHRHLVSALGHCFECYLDDSSVSRIFLVFEYVPNGTLRSWISGGHPRRSLAWTQRIAAAIGVAKGIQFLHTGIMPGVFSNNLKITDILLDQNFVAKISSYNLPLLEENMEQICSSSPGGHGGSSSGSVTSSTGARKKEDNRTDVHDFGVILLEMIKGRPVKSEVQIEVFEDQLQVALTADDEARRSVVDPRVKQTCLDQSVKTMMEICVRCLRKDPAERPSIEDVLWNLQYAEQVQDAWQGGESQSSEGSPVSPSQPPRLTF
- the LOC126600085 gene encoding probable inactive leucine-rich repeat receptor-like protein kinase At3g03770 isoform X2; this encodes MAKRSLCSLPLVLAIIVFSVHDSEQHQSSEAQTLLRITRLLNLPTVLKSLNNYTDFCNFEVNSSFAVSCYEGNITQLHIIGKKPAPLLPRNFSIDSFVTTLVKLPSLKVLTLVSLGLWGNLPGKIARLSSLEILNVTSNFLYGTIPPELSSLTSLQTLILDDNMFSGLLPEGLGSLPVLSVLSLKKNLFNSSLPSSLSELESLRLLGLSHNHFYGELPDFSRLTNLQVLEVGDNAFGPQFPKLGKKLVTLVLRKNKFRSSIPAELSSYYQLQCLDVSSNMFVGPFPPSLLSLPSITYLNFSGNKFTGMLFENSSCNAELKVVDLSSNLLSGSLPKCLESDSKNKVFLYASNCLATSNQNQHPLPFCHNEALAVGIVPDRSKRKQASKAALALGIIGALFGGVLLVGLIFFVYRRMNTNKTMKKSPTRSITENASSGYTSKLLSDARYISQTMKTGALGLPGYRTFSLEELEDATQNFDTSTFMGEGSHGQMYRGQLKDGSFVAIRCLKMKGSHSTEIFMHHIELIMKLRHRHLVSALGHCFECYLDDSSVSRIFLVFEYVPNGTLRSWISGGHPRRSLAWTQRIAAAIGVAKGIQFLHTGIMPGVFSNNLKITDILLDQNFVAKISSYNLPLLEENMEQICSSSPGGHGGSSSGSVTSSTGARKKEDNRTDVHDFGVILLEMIKGRPVKSEVQIEVFEDQLQVALTADDEARRSVVDPRVKQTCLDQSVKTMMEICVRCLRKDPAERPSIEDVLWNLQYAEQVQDAWQGGESQSSEGSPVSPSQPPRLTF